Proteins encoded within one genomic window of Flavobacterium gilvum:
- the queA gene encoding tRNA preQ1(34) S-adenosylmethionine ribosyltransferase-isomerase QueA: MKLSHFNFNLPKELLAEYPAENRDESRLMVVDRKKQTIEHKMFKDLIDYFDDGDVLILNNTKVFPARLYGNKEKTGARIEVFLLRELNAEQRLWDVLVDPARKIRIGNKLYFGDDDSLVAEVIDNTTSRGRTLRFLYDGSYEEFRNKLTELGETPIPKYINRDVTPEDAERYQTIYAKEEGAVAAPTAGLHFSKHLLKRLEIKGVKFAEVTLHVGLGTFNPVEVEDLSKHKMDSEELKITQEACDIVNAAKVAKKRICTVGTTSMRAVESSVSSQNTLNPYDGWTNKFVFPPHDFAIPNCMITNFHTPKSTLLMMVSAFCGHDLMKRAYEEAIKEQYRFYSYGDAMLII; encoded by the coding sequence ATACCCAGCCGAAAACAGAGATGAGTCTCGCTTGATGGTTGTTGATCGCAAGAAACAAACGATTGAACATAAAATGTTCAAAGACCTTATCGATTATTTCGATGATGGTGATGTTTTAATTTTGAATAATACCAAAGTTTTTCCAGCCCGTTTGTACGGAAATAAGGAAAAAACAGGAGCTAGAATTGAAGTGTTTTTACTTAGAGAACTAAACGCAGAACAAAGACTTTGGGATGTTTTGGTCGATCCGGCGCGTAAAATCAGAATTGGAAATAAATTGTACTTCGGAGATGACGATTCATTAGTGGCCGAGGTAATCGACAATACCACTTCACGTGGTAGAACTTTACGTTTTCTTTATGACGGTTCTTATGAAGAATTCAGAAATAAATTGACAGAACTAGGAGAAACTCCTATTCCTAAATATATTAATCGTGATGTAACTCCAGAAGATGCAGAGCGTTACCAAACAATTTATGCCAAAGAAGAAGGAGCTGTTGCAGCACCAACTGCAGGTTTGCACTTTTCTAAGCATTTATTGAAAAGATTGGAAATCAAAGGTGTGAAATTTGCCGAAGTGACACTTCACGTTGGTTTGGGAACATTCAATCCAGTTGAGGTTGAAGATTTATCAAAGCACAAAATGGATTCCGAAGAGTTGAAAATCACTCAGGAAGCCTGTGATATTGTGAACGCTGCCAAAGTAGCAAAGAAAAGAATCTGTACAGTAGGAACGACTTCTATGCGTGCTGTAGAGAGTTCTGTTTCTTCGCAAAATACTTTAAATCCTTATGACGGATGGACAAACAAATTTGTTTTCCCTCCACATGATTTTGCTATACCAAATTGTATGATTACCAATTTTCATACACCAAAATCAACTTTGTTGATGATGGTTTCTGCTTTCTGCGGACACGATTTAATGAAAAGAGCCTACGAAGAAGCAATCAAAGAACAATATAGATTCTATTCTTACGGAGACGCTATGTTGATTATCTAA